In Symmachiella dynata, the following are encoded in one genomic region:
- a CDS encoding tetratricopeptide repeat protein, producing MANSVLNSHAIQNKWLLAILLGCVLVAGCSEKQNAEVAQTFPKPNQSKPAKTTINLDELRPWETPVRFAVFVSQQIHDAGSKALALTEIALAQQAAGDNEQAVTTLAWAAEANQEVKHAFHRDPQLVEIASATASGGEVNQGLKIADTIEGELFKSAALTRIAAIQVKQGENAAALPILIQAVKLAQMVDEEYYQEFYVWDTAATLLQAGGRDQALAILKQEWQLALKIKDKDLRFSSLRNVASGLSTIGEIEEAVKVSQEIESPWYRSCALRNIASASAQEGQIDSALKFAHEIENADYKASAFINIASVLLENGDKEQSRKVLGLAFDAAKQSDNAFLQHFRLTENAVAFVESGDIEKAIEVVSLSSALSATTLASAVAKSGNYEAADEVAIHIQDAYGKATARKQILLAQAAGHDEELALSALKELIEIDAKIWKVGTRPPSKLWDMAFLLATKPMQDERNGFPKRKMKETFSQVEKALAEKLVKLGNYKSP from the coding sequence ATGGCCAACTCCGTTCTCAATTCACATGCAATTCAGAACAAGTGGTTATTGGCCATTCTTTTGGGTTGTGTTCTCGTTGCAGGATGTAGCGAGAAGCAAAACGCTGAGGTGGCGCAGACTTTTCCCAAACCTAATCAATCGAAGCCGGCGAAGACGACCATCAATCTCGATGAGTTGCGTCCGTGGGAAACCCCCGTTCGGTTCGCAGTCTTCGTCTCTCAGCAGATTCACGATGCCGGCAGTAAGGCGTTGGCTCTAACCGAGATCGCGCTCGCTCAGCAAGCTGCTGGAGATAATGAACAGGCTGTTACAACACTTGCCTGGGCGGCGGAAGCGAACCAGGAGGTTAAGCATGCGTTCCATCGAGATCCACAACTAGTCGAGATTGCATCAGCCACAGCTTCGGGGGGTGAGGTCAATCAAGGTTTGAAGATCGCCGACACCATTGAAGGGGAACTTTTTAAATCAGCGGCACTCACACGGATTGCTGCAATTCAAGTTAAGCAGGGAGAAAATGCTGCTGCTCTACCAATCCTCATTCAAGCGGTGAAGTTGGCTCAAATGGTGGACGAGGAGTACTATCAAGAATTTTATGTCTGGGATACGGCAGCGACTCTCTTACAAGCAGGTGGCAGAGATCAAGCGTTAGCCATTTTAAAGCAAGAGTGGCAACTGGCACTGAAGATCAAGGACAAAGATTTACGCTTTTCCTCGCTCCGAAACGTCGCGTCGGGTTTGTCGACTATCGGCGAGATCGAGGAAGCCGTGAAGGTGAGTCAAGAAATCGAAAGCCCGTGGTACAGATCATGTGCACTCCGGAATATTGCCTCAGCTTCAGCTCAGGAAGGTCAAATCGACTCAGCTTTGAAATTTGCTCACGAAATTGAAAATGCCGATTACAAGGCTTCGGCTTTTATAAACATTGCCTCCGTTCTGTTGGAGAATGGAGACAAAGAACAATCACGGAAAGTGCTCGGACTAGCTTTCGATGCGGCAAAACAGAGCGATAACGCATTCCTTCAGCATTTTAGACTCACAGAGAATGCGGTCGCGTTCGTTGAGTCCGGTGACATAGAAAAGGCTATCGAGGTCGTCTCGCTCTCAAGTGCATTATCGGCAACCACCCTGGCTTCAGCAGTGGCCAAATCGGGGAACTATGAAGCGGCAGACGAAGTGGCGATCCACATTCAGGATGCGTATGGCAAAGCAACTGCCCGAAAACAGATCCTTCTGGCCCAAGCTGCTGGCCATGACGAAGAATTAGCGCTCTCTGCCCTGAAGGAATTGATTGAGATCGATGCAAAAATTTGGAAGGTGGGAACAAGGCCACCCTCGAAACTTTGGGATATGGCATTTTTGCTCGCTACAAAACCAATGCAAGACGAGAGAAACGGTTTCCCCAAACGAAAAATGAAGGAGACGTTTTCACAAGTTGAAAAGGCGTTGGCTGAAAAACTCGTAAAATTGGGGAACTATAAGTCGCCGTAA
- a CDS encoding DUF2254 domain-containing protein, protein MKIKFAITWNSIRSSYWFLPCLMVGGAIILSVITLKIDFALPTNRDGTDWFYSSGGEGARALLATLAASMVTIFGVVFSIVIVALTLASSQFGPRLLRTFLRDRVDQVAIGTFISTFVYCVLILRTVRASGNNPFVPEISVRTAIALGMFSLGVLIYFINHLSASLQASHIIAAVGLDLDTTIDHEFDATLDDEKFDSKAADDLFASATYAIGATSRGYIQAIEHTELLQMAEKHDLLVHVPVRPGDFVVPGDTVAFTSAELDDPNLLSTTVNTALLLGVDRTNEQDVEFPVNQLVQLAIRSLSPAINDPITAMMAIEQLRAGLCRIADHSMKSPVLTDSQGVARLLVTKQTPEHITDAAFSLLRQYGSSNLEVTLSLLNMIEQVSRRTTDPAFHRALFRQALQIDLGSRTGLPAEADRKRVAEHYARLTQLPWPALPKTS, encoded by the coding sequence ATGAAAATCAAATTCGCGATCACCTGGAACTCGATTCGTTCCAGCTATTGGTTTTTGCCCTGTCTGATGGTGGGCGGCGCGATCATTTTATCGGTGATCACGCTCAAGATCGATTTCGCTCTGCCAACCAATCGAGACGGGACCGATTGGTTTTATTCCAGTGGGGGCGAAGGGGCCAGGGCGCTGTTGGCGACGTTGGCCGCTTCGATGGTGACCATTTTTGGGGTGGTGTTTTCCATCGTCATCGTGGCGTTGACGCTCGCCTCATCACAATTTGGGCCGCGACTGCTGCGGACCTTTTTGCGCGATCGCGTCGATCAAGTGGCCATCGGCACGTTTATCAGCACGTTTGTGTATTGCGTGTTGATCCTCCGCACGGTGCGCGCCAGTGGCAATAATCCGTTTGTTCCCGAGATTTCCGTGCGAACAGCCATCGCGCTGGGGATGTTCAGCTTGGGCGTGCTGATCTATTTCATCAATCATCTCTCGGCTTCATTGCAAGCGTCGCATATCATCGCCGCAGTGGGGCTGGACCTCGACACAACCATCGATCATGAATTCGATGCCACGTTGGATGACGAGAAATTCGATTCCAAAGCAGCGGACGACTTGTTCGCGTCCGCCACCTATGCCATCGGCGCAACCAGCCGGGGTTATATCCAAGCCATCGAACATACTGAGCTGCTGCAAATGGCTGAAAAGCATGATTTGCTCGTTCATGTGCCGGTCCGACCGGGGGACTTTGTTGTTCCCGGCGACACGGTCGCCTTCACGTCCGCTGAACTGGACGATCCCAATCTGCTCTCGACAACCGTCAACACGGCATTGCTGCTGGGCGTCGATCGGACGAACGAACAAGATGTGGAATTCCCGGTCAATCAACTGGTCCAACTGGCCATCCGCTCGCTCTCGCCGGCGATCAATGATCCCATCACAGCCATGATGGCAATCGAACAATTGCGCGCCGGATTGTGCCGCATTGCCGATCATTCCATGAAATCACCCGTGCTGACTGACAGTCAAGGTGTCGCGCGCTTGCTGGTGACGAAACAAACGCCCGAACACATCACCGACGCAGCCTTTAGTCTGTTGCGACAATATGGCAGCAGCAACTTAGAGGTCACGCTTTCGCTGCTGAATATGATCGAACAAGTCTCACGCCGCACAACCGACCCCGCTTTCCACCGCGCCCTCTTCCGCCAAGCCCTGCAAATCGACCTCGGCTCACGAACCGGATTACCAGCAGAAGCCGACCGCAAACGAGTCGCCGAGCACTACGCGCGCCTCACACAACTCCCCTGGCCCGCGCTGCCTAAAACCTCGTGA